In Pseudomonas putida, a genomic segment contains:
- a CDS encoding transcriptional regulator: protein MSTSYDWDLIERLLHEVQNGANHSFTPRAYAEQHAARLAADGESVGDLDHLKTRACEYEKLLLERGFIESRPEKDGGNGENFVLTESGSRLLSLIDSSIPGFEHPRQELDKQEDALDKITFEGVSSKAQIAGGAI from the coding sequence ATGAGCACATCCTACGATTGGGACCTGATCGAGCGCTTGTTGCACGAGGTGCAGAACGGTGCCAACCACAGTTTCACTCCCCGCGCCTATGCCGAACAGCACGCGGCACGCCTGGCCGCCGACGGCGAGTCGGTGGGGGATCTGGACCACCTGAAAACCCGCGCCTGTGAATATGAAAAACTGTTGCTGGAGCGCGGGTTCATCGAAAGCCGGCCTGAAAAAGACGGCGGTAACGGCGAGAATTTCGTCCTGACCGAAAGCGGCTCGCGCCTGCTGAGCCTGATCGACAGTAGCATTCCAGGCTTCGAGCACCCACGTCAGGAGCTGGACAAACAGGAAGATGCGCTGGACAAGATCACTTTCGAGGGCGTTTCGTCGAAAGCTCAGATTGCAGGCGGCGCGATTTGA
- a CDS encoding BrnA antitoxin family protein, producing the protein MTKPSRTDWNRLAQQADDDIDTSDVAELDDAFFSQAQLRVPAKQTMTIRLDSDALAWFKEQGAGYQTRINQLLRQDMQAQQQRRR; encoded by the coding sequence ATGACCAAACCCTCTCGCACTGACTGGAACCGCCTGGCCCAGCAGGCCGACGACGATATCGATACTTCGGATGTCGCCGAGCTTGATGACGCTTTTTTCAGCCAGGCGCAGCTGCGCGTCCCCGCCAAGCAGACAATGACCATTCGCCTGGATTCCGATGCCCTGGCGTGGTTCAAGGAGCAGGGAGCGGGTTACCAGACCCGTATCAACCAACTGTTGCGCCAAGACATGCAAGCCCAGCAGCAACGCCGGCGCTGA
- a CDS encoding DEAD/DEAH box helicase, with protein MQLNFPHLPEVTSVFSQFALHERLLKAVAELKFVEPTPVQAAAIPLALQGRDLRVTAQTGSGKTAAFVLPLLNRLVDLRERRVEIRALILLPTRELAQQTLKQVQLFSQFTYIKSGLVTGGEDFKEQAAMLRKVPDVLIGTPGRLLEQLNAGNLDLSHVQVLILDEADRMLDMGFAEDMERLCKECENREQTLLFSATTGGAALRDIIGKVLKDPEHLMLNSVSQLAEGTRQQIITADHDQHKEQIVQWLLANETFDKAIIFTNTRALADRIYGHLVAKDVKAFVLHGEKDQKDRKLAIERFKQGSSKVLVATDVAARGLDIDGLDLVINFDMPRSGDEYVHRVGRTGRAGGEGLAISLITHNDWNLMSSIERYLKQQFERRVIKEVKGTYNGPKKVKASGKAAGTKKKKVEKKTGEKKAAAKRKPTAKPKANAPLASADGLAPLKKRKPAVE; from the coding sequence ATGCAACTGAATTTCCCGCACTTGCCTGAGGTTACCTCCGTGTTCTCCCAATTCGCCCTGCATGAACGCCTGCTTAAAGCCGTGGCCGAGCTTAAATTCGTCGAGCCAACCCCGGTGCAGGCCGCGGCCATCCCCTTGGCCTTGCAAGGGCGTGACCTGCGCGTGACCGCTCAGACCGGCAGCGGCAAGACCGCCGCGTTCGTCCTGCCGCTGCTCAATCGCCTGGTCGACCTGCGCGAGCGCCGCGTCGAGATCCGCGCCCTGATCCTGCTGCCGACCCGCGAGCTGGCCCAGCAGACCCTCAAGCAGGTGCAACTGTTCTCCCAGTTCACCTACATCAAGTCGGGCCTGGTGACCGGCGGTGAGGACTTCAAGGAACAGGCCGCCATGCTGCGCAAGGTGCCGGACGTGCTGATCGGCACCCCGGGCCGTCTGCTCGAGCAGCTCAACGCCGGCAACCTCGACCTGTCCCACGTGCAGGTGCTGATCCTCGACGAAGCCGACCGCATGCTCGACATGGGCTTCGCCGAAGACATGGAGCGCCTGTGCAAGGAGTGCGAGAACCGCGAGCAGACCCTGCTGTTCTCCGCCACCACGGGTGGTGCGGCACTGCGCGACATCATCGGCAAGGTGCTCAAGGACCCCGAGCATCTGATGCTCAACAGCGTTTCGCAGCTGGCCGAAGGCACCCGCCAGCAGATCATCACCGCCGACCACGACCAGCACAAAGAGCAGATCGTCCAGTGGTTGCTGGCCAACGAGACCTTCGACAAGGCGATCATCTTCACCAACACCCGGGCCCTGGCCGACCGCATCTACGGCCATCTGGTGGCCAAGGACGTGAAGGCCTTCGTGCTGCACGGCGAGAAGGACCAGAAGGACCGCAAGCTGGCCATCGAGCGCTTCAAGCAAGGCAGCTCCAAGGTGCTGGTGGCCACCGACGTGGCGGCTCGTGGCCTGGACATCGATGGCCTGGACCTGGTGATCAACTTCGACATGCCACGCAGCGGTGACGAGTACGTGCATCGTGTGGGCCGCACTGGCCGCGCCGGTGGTGAAGGCCTGGCGATCTCGCTGATCACCCACAATGACTGGAACCTGATGTCCAGCATCGAACGCTACCTCAAGCAGCAGTTCGAGCGTCGGGTCATCAAGGAAGTGAAGGGCACCTACAACGGGCCGAAGAAGGTCAAGGCCTCGGGCAAGGCTGCCGGGACCAAGAAGAAAAAGGTCGAGAAGAAGACGGGCGAGAAGAAGGCCGCGGCCAAGCGCAAGCCGACCGCCAAGCCAAAGGCCAATGCGCCGCTGGCGAGCGCCGATGGCCTGGCGCCGCTGAAAAAGCGCAAGCCGGCGGTTGAGTAA